A genomic segment from Castor canadensis chromosome 1, mCasCan1.hap1v2, whole genome shotgun sequence encodes:
- the Plekhb1 gene encoding pleckstrin homology domain-containing family B member 1 isoform X1 yields MALVRGGWLWRQSSILRRWKRNWFALWLDGTLGYYHDETAQDEEDRVLIHFNVRDIKVGQECHDVQPPEGRSRDGLLTVTLREGSRLHLCAETRDDAIAWKTALMEANATPAPAGATIPPRSRRVCPKVRCVTCSWSPCKVERRIWVRVYSPYQDYYEVVPPNAHEATYVRSYYGPPYAGPGVTHVIVREDPCYSSGAPLAMGMLAGAATGAALGSLMWSPCWF; encoded by the exons ATGGCCCTGGTGAGGGGCGGTTGGCTGTGGAGACAGA GTTCCATCCTCCGCCGTTGGAAGCGTAACTGGTTCGCTCTGTGGTTGGATGGGACGCTGGGCTACTATCATGATGAGACTGCGCAGGACGAGGAGGACCGTGTGCTCATCCACTTCAACGTCCGTGACATAAAGGTCGGCCAAGAGTGTCACG ATGTGCAGCCCCCAGAGGGCCGGAGCCGAGATGGCCTGCTCACCGTGACCCTGCGGGAGGGCTCCCGCCTGCACCTGTGTGCGGAGACCCGGGATGATGCCAT AGCATGGAAGACAGCGCTGATGGAGGCAAACGCCACCCCG GCCCCAGCTGGAGCCACCATCCCACCCAGGAGCCGCCGGGTTTGCCCCAAGGTCAGGTGTGTGACCTGTTCGTGGAGCCCCTGTAAGGTTGAGAGGCGGATCTGG GTGCGCGTCTACAGCCCGTACCAAGACTACTACGAGGTGGTGCCCCCCAACGCGCACGAGGCCACGTATGTCCGCAGCTACTACGGGCCGCCATACGCAG GCCCCGGCGTGACGCACGTGATAGTGCGAGAGGATCCCTGCTACAGCTCGGGCGCCCCGCTAGCTATGGGCATGCTTGCGGGGGCTGCCACCGGCGCCGCGCTCGGCTCCCTCATGTGGTCGCCTTGCTGGTTCTGA
- the Plekhb1 gene encoding pleckstrin homology domain-containing family B member 1 isoform X2: MALVRGGWLWRQSSILRRWKRNWFALWLDGTLGYYHDETAQDEEDRVLIHFNVRDIKVGQECHDVQPPEGRSRDGLLTVTLREGSRLHLCAETRDDAIAWKTALMEANATPVRVYSPYQDYYEVVPPNAHEATYVRSYYGPPYAGPGVTHVIVREDPCYSSGAPLAMGMLAGAATGAALGSLMWSPCWF, translated from the exons ATGGCCCTGGTGAGGGGCGGTTGGCTGTGGAGACAGA GTTCCATCCTCCGCCGTTGGAAGCGTAACTGGTTCGCTCTGTGGTTGGATGGGACGCTGGGCTACTATCATGATGAGACTGCGCAGGACGAGGAGGACCGTGTGCTCATCCACTTCAACGTCCGTGACATAAAGGTCGGCCAAGAGTGTCACG ATGTGCAGCCCCCAGAGGGCCGGAGCCGAGATGGCCTGCTCACCGTGACCCTGCGGGAGGGCTCCCGCCTGCACCTGTGTGCGGAGACCCGGGATGATGCCAT AGCATGGAAGACAGCGCTGATGGAGGCAAACGCCACCCCG GTGCGCGTCTACAGCCCGTACCAAGACTACTACGAGGTGGTGCCCCCCAACGCGCACGAGGCCACGTATGTCCGCAGCTACTACGGGCCGCCATACGCAG GCCCCGGCGTGACGCACGTGATAGTGCGAGAGGATCCCTGCTACAGCTCGGGCGCCCCGCTAGCTATGGGCATGCTTGCGGGGGCTGCCACCGGCGCCGCGCTCGGCTCCCTCATGTGGTCGCCTTGCTGGTTCTGA